The Chlamydiota bacterium genome includes a region encoding these proteins:
- a CDS encoding HAD hydrolase family protein: MSEFKDKRVVHSSILKKIKVLAMDVDGVLTDGVIYLDKKGDEFKTFHALDGLGIVLAKKSGLRTALISARESLALTRRAKELGVDALYQNRLEKKEAFLDLVRKFSVTPKEVCYVGDDLIDLVILRQVGFPVAVSNAVEEVKEHSFYVTSHSGGRGAVREVIEMILKAQGKWEEIVEKYL, translated from the coding sequence ATGAGTGAATTTAAAGATAAACGTGTGGTTCATTCTTCTATTCTAAAGAAAATCAAAGTCCTCGCCATGGATGTCGATGGTGTGTTGACGGATGGCGTTATTTATTTGGATAAAAAAGGTGATGAGTTTAAAACTTTTCACGCCTTAGATGGTTTAGGGATTGTTCTTGCTAAGAAGTCGGGGCTTAGAACTGCATTGATCAGTGCGCGTGAATCCCTTGCTTTGACCAGACGTGCAAAAGAATTGGGGGTGGATGCGCTCTATCAAAATCGTTTGGAAAAGAAAGAAGCTTTTCTCGATCTGGTCAGAAAGTTTTCGGTCACTCCCAAGGAAGTGTGCTATGTGGGGGATGATTTGATTGATCTGGTCATTTTACGTCAGGTTGGTTTTCCAGTGGCTGTTTCAAATGCAGTCGAAGAAGTTAAAGAACACAGCTTTTATGTAACGTCTCATTCAGGAGGACGAGGTGCTGTTCGTGAGGTTATCGAAATGATTCTTAAAGCTCAAGGGAAATGGGAAGAGATTGTAGAAAAATATCTTTAG
- the lptC gene encoding LPS export ABC transporter periplasmic protein LptC, giving the protein MLLASSLKPSLLADSSTGEITGGFRFVSPGFENQKRWKVEGEKAQFLPGDEIEIRPVHGIVYGRNEPDYLIETEWARVHQTTKDIWTDAPVKIIRGNTKVTGLGLRWNTGKKTARIVSQVKMNLDLGEARIQR; this is encoded by the coding sequence TTGCTTCTAGCTTCTAGCCTCAAGCCATCTCTCCTAGCTGACTCTTCGACAGGAGAGATAACAGGTGGATTTCGTTTTGTTTCCCCAGGCTTTGAAAATCAAAAACGTTGGAAGGTTGAAGGTGAAAAAGCTCAATTCCTTCCTGGAGATGAAATTGAGATTCGCCCTGTTCATGGAATTGTCTATGGACGCAATGAGCCCGATTATCTGATTGAAACAGAGTGGGCTCGGGTACACCAAACCACGAAGGATATATGGACCGATGCCCCCGTTAAGATTATCCGGGGTAATACGAAAGTTACAGGACTGGGGTTACGCTGGAATACTGGAAAGAAAACAGCAAGGATTGTCAGTCAAGTAAAAATGAATTTGGATTTGGGAGAAGCTAGAATTCAACGATGA
- a CDS encoding LptA/OstA family protein, with protein sequence MQLRRKMSSYCLFFLRAYLLSFGFWFLGVGLSLSAEEPKANSQTTITCKGPLDMDYDHHKAVFHQDVVVRDPRMKMTADEMTVYFQEKSKTIDKVIAVGHVRFRKEEKSAKAKQAIYTAGDGKVVLTGDPMVKKGEDVITGEKITFYRDDSRMLVEPNAKLVLYSAGKDGAEQDWL encoded by the coding sequence ATGCAACTAAGGCGCAAGATGTCTTCCTATTGTTTGTTTTTTTTACGAGCCTACCTTTTGAGTTTTGGTTTCTGGTTTCTTGGAGTAGGACTTTCACTTTCTGCTGAAGAACCCAAGGCAAATTCTCAGACTACGATTACTTGTAAAGGGCCCTTGGATATGGATTATGATCATCATAAGGCTGTTTTTCATCAAGATGTTGTCGTGCGTGATCCTCGAATGAAGATGACTGCGGATGAAATGACCGTTTATTTTCAAGAAAAATCTAAAACCATTGATAAAGTGATTGCGGTGGGCCATGTCCGCTTTCGTAAGGAAGAAAAGAGCGCAAAGGCTAAGCAGGCGATTTATACTGCAGGGGATGGAAAAGTTGTGTTGACGGGGGACCCCATGGTAAAAAAAGGAGAGGATGTTATCACAGGAGAAAAAATTACATTTTACCGTGATGACAGTCGAATGTTGGTTGAACCTAACGCAAAGTTAGTACTCTATTCTGCTGGGAAAGACGGAGCTGAACAGGATTGGCTGTGA
- the lptB gene encoding LPS export ABC transporter ATP-binding protein, whose translation MQLLRTENLVKSYHRKRVVSEVNIDVNEGEIVGLLGPNGAGKTTSFYMIVGLVRADFGKVFFKSKDVTLIPMSTRSRLGMGYLAQEPSIFRKLTVEENILAILEMLPLKRSERKKRLVELMDELELSPLANHKAYTLSGGERRRLEITRALVTRPSFLMLDEPFSGVDPIAVTDVQKILQGLKSKGLGILLTDHNVREALSVTDRTYLIYEGKVLKSGTSEFLANDPEARKLYLGEKFSM comes from the coding sequence ATGCAGCTTTTACGTACGGAAAATTTGGTAAAATCCTATCACCGAAAACGGGTGGTGAGTGAAGTCAATATTGATGTCAATGAAGGAGAAATTGTTGGGCTTCTGGGGCCCAATGGGGCTGGGAAGACCACTTCTTTCTATATGATTGTAGGGTTGGTGCGGGCTGATTTTGGAAAAGTCTTTTTTAAAAGCAAGGATGTAACTTTGATTCCGATGTCAACTCGTTCACGGCTGGGCATGGGATATCTTGCTCAGGAACCCTCGATCTTTCGTAAATTAACAGTGGAAGAAAATATTCTTGCGATTTTGGAAATGCTTCCTTTAAAACGTTCAGAGCGTAAGAAACGCTTGGTTGAATTAATGGATGAACTTGAACTTTCCCCTTTGGCAAACCATAAGGCCTATACCCTTTCAGGAGGAGAGAGACGTCGCCTTGAAATTACGCGAGCTTTAGTCACTCGCCCTTCTTTTCTGATGCTGGATGAGCCTTTCTCAGGGGTAGACCCTATTGCAGTGACAGATGTGCAAAAAATTCTTCAGGGATTAAAATCAAAAGGCCTCGGTATTCTTTTAACCGATCATAACGTGAGGGAAGCTCTTTCCGTCACAGACCGGACCTACCTTATTTATGAAGGAAAAGTTTTAAAGTCAGGGACCTCTGAATTTTTAGCCAATGATCCTGAAGCAAGAAAACTTTATTTGGGTGAAAAATTTTCAATGTAG
- a CDS encoding sigma-70 family RNA polymerase sigma factor, with the protein MLTPVSFERPLGHVPEESLILKSQSGDRASFEELIFRFQKEVYAIALKNLGDPDEAKDIEQEAFIQAFQDIKKIKGKSKFSTWLLGIVVKLCQRRRRWWTQRRKHIAISLNEPSDRNGGELVDKIADPGPSSLEEIVHAEAMRKVRNAIRTLDKPSRTAMFLRDVKGMSYDEICHVLGCRIGTVKSRLNRARLRVKNLVEK; encoded by the coding sequence ATGCTAACCCCAGTTTCTTTCGAGCGACCGTTGGGCCACGTTCCTGAAGAAAGCCTTATTCTGAAATCTCAAAGCGGAGATCGAGCCTCATTTGAGGAACTCATTTTTAGATTTCAGAAAGAGGTCTATGCGATCGCCTTAAAAAATCTTGGAGATCCTGATGAAGCAAAAGACATTGAACAGGAAGCTTTCATACAGGCCTTTCAAGACATTAAAAAAATTAAAGGGAAATCCAAATTTTCAACATGGCTTTTGGGTATTGTTGTAAAGCTTTGCCAACGTCGACGCCGTTGGTGGACCCAACGTCGAAAGCACATCGCCATTTCCCTCAATGAACCCAGTGATAGAAATGGGGGAGAGCTGGTCGACAAAATTGCAGATCCGGGTCCCTCTTCGTTAGAAGAAATTGTTCACGCTGAGGCCATGAGAAAAGTAAGAAATGCCATTCGCACTTTAGACAAACCCAGCCGAACAGCCATGTTTCTAAGAGATGTAAAGGGAATGTCCTATGATGAAATTTGTCACGTCTTAGGCTGCCGAATTGGAACGGTTAAATCCCGTCTGAATCGAGCTCGTCTTCGGGTAAAGAACCTAGTGGAAAAGTAA
- a CDS encoding homoserine dehydrogenase, whose amino-acid sequence MDSIKVGLIGFGTIGTGVVRILQENSELMTSRSGVQLELVKIADRDLKRKRTVEVNPSSLTTDAEEILRDPQIQIVIELVGGIHPAKEFILKALKQGKHVVTANKALLAEHGKELLETAARLGKNLFFEASVGGGIPVIKGLREGLVGNHFKAIYGIVNGTANYILTKMSFEKLSFEQALKEAKALGYAEADPTFDVKGIDSAHKLVILASLAYGHWIDFEKVYVEGITEVTDQDIHYARQFGYDIKLLAITKDKGRSIEARVHPTLIPSSYLLASVRGVYNAIYYHGDYVGRGLFYGRGAGEKPTASAVVSDVIDIVKQIKSQKPAFVFEENRQSETRIQSIDELECRCYLRFSALDQPGVLARIAGILGEHRISISSVIQDERHESGPVPVVIMTHEAKEKNFREAIEKIDRLDVIRRKTLRIRVEEEKEKEEDVK is encoded by the coding sequence GTGGATTCTATTAAAGTGGGTTTAATTGGATTTGGAACAATCGGGACGGGAGTAGTCAGAATTCTTCAGGAGAATTCGGAGTTGATGACTTCCCGATCGGGTGTTCAGCTTGAACTGGTCAAGATTGCTGATCGAGATCTTAAGCGAAAACGGACAGTCGAGGTGAATCCTTCCTCATTGACGACGGATGCGGAAGAAATTCTGCGAGATCCTCAGATTCAAATTGTGATCGAGCTCGTGGGCGGGATTCATCCGGCGAAAGAATTTATTTTAAAGGCTTTAAAACAAGGTAAACACGTGGTCACGGCCAATAAGGCCTTATTGGCCGAACATGGGAAGGAATTGCTTGAAACGGCGGCCCGTTTGGGAAAAAATCTTTTTTTTGAAGCCAGTGTGGGTGGCGGGATTCCTGTCATTAAAGGTTTAAGGGAAGGTCTGGTTGGAAATCATTTTAAAGCTATTTATGGGATTGTCAATGGGACCGCGAATTATATTCTGACAAAAATGAGTTTTGAAAAGTTAAGTTTTGAGCAAGCCCTGAAAGAGGCAAAGGCCTTGGGATATGCAGAAGCGGATCCAACTTTTGATGTTAAGGGAATCGATTCAGCTCACAAGCTCGTTATTCTCGCCTCTCTAGCGTATGGACATTGGATCGATTTTGAAAAAGTTTATGTGGAAGGAATTACTGAAGTCACAGATCAGGATATTCATTATGCTCGTCAATTCGGCTATGATATTAAACTCTTGGCCATTACCAAAGATAAGGGTCGTTCGATTGAGGCACGAGTTCATCCAACCTTGATTCCGAGTTCTTATTTGCTGGCCTCGGTGCGTGGAGTTTATAATGCGATTTATTATCATGGAGATTATGTGGGGCGTGGGCTTTTTTACGGACGGGGAGCTGGAGAAAAACCGACGGCCAGTGCGGTGGTGAGTGATGTTATCGATATTGTGAAACAAATAAAAAGTCAAAAACCCGCTTTTGTTTTTGAGGAGAATCGTCAGTCCGAGACACGAATACAAAGTATCGATGAGCTTGAGTGTCGATGTTATTTAAGATTTTCTGCGCTTGACCAACCTGGAGTTTTGGCTAGAATTGCAGGAATTTTGGGAGAGCACCGAATTAGCATTTCATCGGTGATTCAAGATGAACGCCATGAAAGCGGGCCCGTTCCTGTGGTGATTATGACGCACGAGGCCAAGGAAAAAAATTTTCGAGAGGCCATTGAGAAAATAGATCGTTTGGATGTAATACGGCGTAAGACACTACGGATTCGAGTAGAAGAGGAAAAGGAAAAAGAAGAGGACGTGAAATAA
- a CDS encoding threonine synthase — MWKGIIDHYREFLPVSDRTPIVTLNEGNTPLIFGKNISSRLDGKFKLFFKFEGANPTGSFKDRGMTLAISKALEEGSKAVICASTGNTSAAAAAFAAQAGMKCMVLIPNGSIALGKLAQALIHGTIVLAVDGSFDDALRVVKEVTQKYPLTLVNSINPYRLEGQKTAAFEICDSLEGRAPDFHFIPVGNAGNISAYWQGYSEYFKLKKSDRLPRMMGFQAAGAAPIVEGHVIEKPETIATAIRIGNPANWQKALSTKEESKGLIDKVTDQEILEAYQILAHDEGIFCEPASATSLAGFLKLHHQNFFEDRKKEETLITLTLTGHGLKDPDRAIKTAGEPHVIKPRMEEVIKWM; from the coding sequence ATGTGGAAAGGAATTATTGATCATTATCGTGAATTCTTACCTGTGAGCGATCGTACACCCATTGTCACTTTGAATGAGGGGAATACCCCACTCATTTTTGGAAAGAATATCAGCAGCAGATTAGACGGAAAATTCAAACTTTTTTTTAAATTTGAGGGGGCCAATCCGACGGGTTCTTTTAAGGATCGAGGGATGACCCTGGCTATCTCAAAGGCTTTGGAAGAAGGGTCTAAAGCGGTGATATGCGCTTCAACAGGAAATACCTCAGCCGCCGCCGCCGCCTTTGCGGCTCAAGCAGGCATGAAGTGCATGGTACTGATCCCCAATGGATCCATTGCGCTCGGAAAATTAGCTCAAGCCCTTATTCATGGGACGATTGTTCTAGCAGTGGATGGCAGTTTTGATGATGCGTTAAGGGTTGTGAAAGAAGTGACACAAAAATATCCATTAACTTTGGTCAATTCAATCAATCCTTATCGGCTTGAGGGACAAAAAACAGCTGCTTTTGAAATTTGCGACTCTTTAGAAGGACGAGCTCCTGATTTTCATTTTATTCCTGTGGGAAATGCGGGAAATATTTCTGCCTATTGGCAAGGATACAGCGAATATTTTAAATTAAAAAAGTCTGATCGATTGCCTCGAATGATGGGATTCCAAGCAGCTGGGGCGGCTCCGATTGTAGAAGGGCATGTCATTGAAAAACCAGAAACAATTGCCACGGCGATTCGAATTGGAAATCCTGCGAATTGGCAGAAGGCCTTAAGTACGAAAGAAGAATCGAAAGGCCTGATTGATAAAGTAACGGATCAAGAAATTCTCGAAGCCTATCAAATCTTAGCTCACGATGAAGGTATTTTTTGTGAGCCGGCATCCGCCACCTCTTTAGCGGGATTTCTTAAATTACATCATCAAAATTTCTTTGAAGATCGGAAAAAAGAGGAAACCCTCATTACGCTGACTTTGACAGGCCATGGTTTAAAAGATCCTGATCGAGCGATTAAAACAGCAGGAGAGCCGCATGTGATTAAGCCAAGGATGGAAGAAGTGATTAAGTGGATGTGA
- a CDS encoding aspartate kinase, whose translation MSLVVQKYGGSSVANPDRIKNVARKIVSAKKAGHDMVVVVSALGDTTDELIELAGKITDTPSEREMDMLMATGEQMSAALLCMAIHALGHSAISFNGAQVGIYTDSVHTKAKIRSISTERVLNALKEGNIVVVAGFQGVNESQDITTLGRGGSDTTAVALAAVLKADECEIYTDVNGIYTTDPRIVAEAKRIPEISYDEMLELASLGAKVMHSRSIEFAKKYHVNIHVRSSFNDEPGTMIVKEAKEMEDVVIRGVTADKDQAKVTISKVPDRPGVAAKIFKTLAEAHINIDMIIQNVSEQGQTDISFTVAQTDLSKTLSVLKDIAKKVGAQKVDSDDKIAKVSVVGIGMKSHSGVAAMLFEALANEGINIGMISTSEIKISCVIKRDQADKAVQTVHEKFNLGEKI comes from the coding sequence ATGTCGCTTGTTGTTCAAAAATATGGTGGAAGTTCGGTTGCCAATCCAGATCGCATTAAAAATGTAGCTCGAAAGATTGTTTCGGCTAAAAAAGCTGGGCATGATATGGTTGTGGTGGTATCCGCGCTTGGAGATACCACAGATGAGTTGATTGAATTGGCAGGAAAAATTACAGATACTCCGAGTGAGCGAGAGATGGATATGCTCATGGCAACAGGGGAGCAAATGTCAGCGGCCCTTTTATGTATGGCCATTCATGCCTTGGGACACTCTGCTATTTCATTCAACGGAGCTCAAGTTGGGATTTACACGGACAGTGTTCACACCAAGGCCAAGATTCGCAGTATTAGTACAGAACGGGTGCTTAATGCGCTAAAGGAAGGCAATATTGTTGTGGTTGCGGGTTTTCAGGGAGTGAATGAATCTCAGGACATTACAACCTTGGGGAGGGGTGGTTCCGATACGACAGCGGTTGCGCTTGCTGCGGTCTTAAAGGCGGATGAGTGTGAGATTTATACAGATGTGAATGGAATTTATACGACCGACCCTCGAATTGTTGCCGAGGCAAAAAGGATTCCAGAGATTTCTTATGATGAAATGCTTGAACTTGCCAGTTTAGGGGCCAAGGTGATGCATTCGCGTTCGATTGAATTTGCAAAAAAATATCATGTGAATATTCATGTCAGGTCTAGTTTTAATGATGAACCAGGAACGATGATTGTAAAGGAGGCGAAAGAAATGGAAGATGTAGTGATTCGGGGGGTGACCGCAGATAAAGATCAGGCGAAGGTGACGATCAGTAAAGTTCCCGATCGACCCGGTGTGGCGGCCAAGATTTTTAAAACTTTGGCCGAAGCTCATATCAATATTGATATGATTATTCAGAATGTGAGTGAACAGGGACAAACGGATATTTCATTTACAGTTGCCCAGACTGATTTATCGAAAACTCTAAGCGTTTTAAAAGATATTGCAAAAAAGGTGGGGGCTCAAAAGGTAGATTCTGATGACAAAATTGCCAAGGTTTCTGTTGTGGGTATTGGTATGAAAAGTCACTCTGGAGTTGCAGCAATGCTTTTTGAAGCGCTAGCGAATGAGGGGATTAATATTGGAATGATCAGCACTTCAGAGATTAAAATTTCATGTGTCATTAAAAGAGATCAAGCAGATAAAGCGGTGCAAACGGTGCACGAAAAATTTAATTTGGGTGAAAAAATATAA
- a CDS encoding citramalate synthase, which produces MKHNSLNTDKIKIYDTTLRDGAQAAGISFSSADKLRIVERLDAFGIPYIEGGWPGATPKEVSFFKDAKKLKLKQARLVAFGSTRKAGLSASADPQLKALLEAQTPSITIFGKSWTLHVEKVLGTSLEENLEMIRGSVHFLKSEGREVIYDAEHFFDGYKANSKYALQTLKAAQEGGADWLCLCDTNGGTLTLELQEVIQNVREVLKTPLGIHAHNDGGLAVSNSIIAVQSGVLQVQGTINGYGERCGNANLCTIIPNLQLKLGYSCISDSEMKNLIELSKFVDEIANVRHDERAPYVGMNAFAHKGGTHVHAVQKVTKSFEHVEPECVGNRRRILVSEMSGRSNIMVKAIELGVDLAKEDQDPQARKIVQELKKLEHEGYEYEGAEASFKLLMRKILEKHKSFFELEGFRVIVEKRGQGRPTCEATIKVKVDGISEHTAAEGDGPVNALDHALRKALMSFYPNLAKAHLEDFKVRVLDAKGGTGAKVRVLIESKDDQDLWGTVGVSENIIEASWEALVDSLEYKLLKDEEGKSTGDKLEK; this is translated from the coding sequence ATGAAACATAACTCATTAAATACAGATAAGATAAAGATTTATGATACCACTTTGAGAGACGGTGCTCAGGCGGCGGGAATTTCATTTTCGAGTGCAGATAAACTGAGGATCGTAGAACGTTTAGATGCATTTGGAATTCCTTACATTGAGGGAGGATGGCCTGGAGCGACACCTAAAGAGGTAAGTTTCTTTAAAGATGCGAAGAAGCTTAAATTGAAGCAGGCTCGGCTGGTTGCTTTTGGAAGCACTCGTAAAGCGGGTCTTTCGGCGAGTGCTGATCCCCAGCTCAAGGCTCTTTTAGAGGCCCAAACCCCTTCCATTACTATTTTTGGAAAGAGTTGGACACTTCATGTTGAAAAGGTGCTAGGAACTTCATTAGAAGAAAATTTAGAGATGATTCGTGGCAGCGTCCATTTTTTGAAGTCAGAAGGACGTGAGGTGATTTATGATGCTGAGCATTTCTTTGACGGTTATAAGGCCAACTCTAAATATGCACTTCAAACCCTTAAAGCCGCTCAAGAAGGAGGAGCTGATTGGCTTTGTCTATGCGACACCAATGGGGGAACGCTCACCCTTGAGCTTCAAGAAGTGATTCAAAATGTTAGGGAAGTTTTAAAAACTCCCTTGGGAATTCATGCCCATAATGACGGAGGCCTGGCCGTCAGCAATTCGATCATCGCAGTTCAGTCAGGGGTTTTGCAAGTTCAGGGAACGATCAATGGATATGGAGAGCGTTGCGGGAATGCAAATTTATGTACGATTATTCCTAATTTGCAACTGAAGTTAGGGTATTCATGCATTTCCGATTCCGAGATGAAAAATTTGATTGAACTTTCTAAATTTGTCGATGAGATTGCAAATGTTCGCCATGATGAACGGGCTCCCTATGTGGGAATGAATGCGTTTGCTCATAAAGGGGGAACTCATGTTCATGCCGTTCAAAAGGTGACCAAGAGTTTTGAACATGTGGAACCGGAGTGTGTCGGAAACCGCCGCCGGATTTTGGTTTCCGAGATGTCCGGTCGGAGCAATATCATGGTGAAGGCCATTGAATTGGGTGTTGATCTTGCCAAAGAAGATCAGGACCCCCAGGCAAGAAAAATTGTTCAAGAATTAAAAAAATTGGAACATGAAGGATACGAATATGAAGGGGCAGAAGCCTCGTTTAAACTTTTGATGCGAAAAATTTTGGAAAAACATAAAAGTTTTTTTGAATTAGAGGGATTTCGTGTCATTGTTGAAAAAAGAGGACAGGGGCGCCCTACTTGTGAGGCTACCATTAAAGTAAAGGTGGATGGTATTTCAGAGCATACCGCGGCCGAAGGGGATGGTCCCGTTAATGCCCTCGATCATGCCTTAAGGAAAGCCCTGATGTCGTTTTATCCCAATCTTGCAAAGGCCCATCTTGAGGATTTTAAGGTTCGTGTTTTAGACGCCAAGGGAGGAACAGGTGCTAAAGTGCGTGTATTGATCGAATCAAAAGATGATCAAGATCTTTGGGGTACGGTCGGGGTGAGTGAAAATATTATCGAAGCCTCATGGGAGGCCCTCGTGGATAGTTTGGAATATAAGTTGCTTAAGGATGAAGAAGGAAAGAGTACAGGAGATAAATTGGAAAAATGA
- a CDS encoding nucleotidyltransferase domain-containing protein, translating into MIPSSASLRKRNLTRELKRILPRIIQGYRPSKIILFGSLVTGQVTESSDIDLAIVKATKKRFLDRVGDILSIADPKFSMDALVYTPREWSQMIKENRYFVKEEILKRGKVLYERKQPLV; encoded by the coding sequence ATGATCCCTTCTTCTGCAAGTCTTCGAAAACGGAATTTGACGAGGGAATTAAAACGTATATTGCCTAGAATTATTCAAGGATATCGTCCAAGCAAGATTATCTTATTTGGTTCTTTGGTTACTGGACAGGTAACAGAATCCAGTGATATTGATCTGGCAATTGTTAAAGCAACTAAGAAGAGATTTTTGGATCGCGTAGGCGATATTCTGTCTATTGCTGATCCCAAATTTTCAATGGATGCGTTGGTTTATACCCCTCGTGAGTGGAGTCAAATGATCAAAGAGAACAGATATTTTGTTAAGGAAGAAATTTTGAAAAGAGGAAAAGTTCTCTATGAGCGTAAACAACCCTTGGTTTGA
- a CDS encoding HEPN domain-containing protein, whose translation MSVNNPWFDFADEDHHMARSALEDQIYNQVCFHSQQGVEKLLKGFLVKKGKLVRKTHSLLELMDLCMKIESKFQDFKDGFRELDKFYVVTRYPDALPGTLPEGLPNKKDATDALQFFEEVKDFMETLNFKL comes from the coding sequence ATGAGCGTAAACAACCCTTGGTTTGATTTTGCTGACGAGGACCATCATATGGCCCGCAGCGCCCTTGAGGATCAGATTTATAATCAGGTTTGCTTTCATTCTCAGCAAGGTGTTGAGAAGCTGCTCAAGGGATTTCTGGTTAAAAAAGGTAAACTTGTTCGAAAAACACATAGTCTTTTAGAATTGATGGATTTGTGTATGAAGATCGAATCAAAATTTCAAGATTTTAAAGATGGTTTTCGTGAATTAGATAAGTTCTATGTGGTGACCCGCTACCCGGATGCTTTGCCTGGTACATTGCCTGAAGGGCTGCCTAATAAGAAGGATGCAACGGATGCGTTACAATTTTTTGAAGAGGTTAAAGATTTTATGGAGACTTTGAACTTTAAACTTTGA